A DNA window from Nerophis lumbriciformis linkage group LG33, RoL_Nlum_v2.1, whole genome shotgun sequence contains the following coding sequences:
- the htr1aa gene encoding 5-hydroxytryptamine (serotonin) receptor 1A a: MDYLTATGNHSNATGGYPPGAEVVADWLGSDNGTGSAGFSPQVELGYQVLTSLLLGALILSSVFGNACVVAAIALERSLQNVANYLIGSLAVTDLMVSVLVLPMAALYQVLSKWTLGQGVCDLFISLDVLCCTSSILHLCAIALDRYWAITDPIDYVNKRTPRRAAILISVTWLVGFSISIPPMLGWRSAEDRADPDACIISQDPGYTIYSTFGAFYIPLILMLVLYGRIFKAARFRIRKTVRKEKVKADRCLTLSPAEATRPCVNGAVQFGDEGESLEVVEVSSSKSHLALPNTPQSSSSHENLNERNCGAKRKLALARERKTVKTLGIIMGTFIFCWLPFFIVALVLPFCAESCFMPDWLGAVINWLGYSNSLLNPIIYAYFNKDFQSAFKKIVKCKFHRP; encoded by the coding sequence ATGGATTACCTCACCGCCACGGGCAACCACAGCAACGCCACCGGGGGCTACCCGCCAGGGGCGGAGGTGGTCGCGGACTGGCTGGGCTCCGACAACGGCACCGGTTCTGCGGGGTTCTCCCCCCAGGTGGAGCTGGGCTACCAGGTGCTCACTTCCCTGCTCCTGGGGGCCCTCATCTTGAGCTCCGTGTTCGGCAACGCGTGCGTGGTGGCCGCCATCGCCCTGGAGAGGTCCCTCCAGAATGTGGCCAACTACCTGATCGGATCCCTGGCCGTGACGGACCTCATGGTGTCGGTGCTGGTGCTGCCCATGGCGGCCCTGTACCAGGTTTTGAGCAAGTGGACTCTGGGCCAGGGCGTCTGCGACTTGTTTATCTCCCTGGACGTGTTGTGCTGCACGTCCTCCATCCTGCACCTGTGCGCCATCGCGCTGGACCGCTACTGGGCCATCACGGACCCCATAGACTATGTCAACAAGCGCACCCCGAGGAGAGCCGCGATCCTCATCAGCGTCACCTGGCTGGTGGGCTTCTCCATCTCCATCCCGCCCATGTTGGGGTGGAGAAGCGCGGAGGACCGCGCCGACCCGGACGCGTGCATCATCAGCCAGGACCCGGGCTACACCATCTACTCCACCTTCGGGGCGTTCTACATCCCCCTCATCCTCATGCTGGTCCTCTACGGGCGGATCTTCAAGGCGGCTCGCTTCCGGATCCGGAAGACGGTGAGGAAAGAGAAAGTGAAAGCCGACAGGTGCTTGACTTTGTCCCCGGCGGAGGCGACCAGGCCGTGCGTAAACGGCGCGGTGCAGTTCGGCGACGAGGGCGAGTCCCTGGAGGTGGTGGAGGTGAGCAGCTCCAAGAGCCACCTGGCCCTGCCCAACACGCCGCAGTCGTCGTCGTCGCACGAAAACCTCAACGAGAGGAACTGCGGCGCCAAGCGCAAGTTGGCCCTGGCGCGGGAGCGCAAGACGGTGAAGACGCTGGGCATCATCATGGGCACCTTCATCTTCTGCTGGCTGCCCTTCTTCATCGTGGCCCTGGTGCTGCCTTTCTGCGCCGAGAGCTGCTTCATGCCGGACTGGCTGGGCGCCGTCATCAACTGGCTGGGCTACTCCAACTCCCTGCTCAACCCCATCATCTACGCCTACTTCAACAAGGACTTCCAAAGTGCTTTCAAGAAGATAGTCAAGTGCAAATTCCACAGGCCGTGA